One window of Paenibacillus albicereus genomic DNA carries:
- a CDS encoding MsnO8 family LLM class oxidoreductase: MSSLSISVLDQSPIHPGETPEQALAHTVRLARRADELGLRRFWVAEHHDSELLAGSSPEALIGYLLASTEHIRIGSGGVMLQHYSPYKVAETFHVLAALAPGRVDLGVGRAPGGLPRSTQALRQGAGGAGVPLEGKLEELSGYLGGRPLAEPHPLAGLRAAPAPAEPPRLHVLGATEDSARSAGRLGLPYVFSLFIGADEELAARAARAYRESFDPSSGRRPELIVAVAAVAADTDAAAEAQLSPQKVVKTHLSDGRTVTLGTREQAEEFGRQSGLAYRIEEKEAIVYAGSRQTVGRKLRALQEATGAEEFIVVTNVPDFAARLRSFELLAELAAEADAGREAEAAAGGAVEAAAGSAVEAEAGGAVEAEAGLAVEAEAGLDVEAAAGSAVETAAGRHVEAAETLTAGDPA, translated from the coding sequence ATGTCTTCGCTGTCCATCAGCGTGCTTGACCAGAGTCCCATCCATCCCGGCGAGACGCCGGAGCAGGCGCTGGCGCATACGGTTCGTCTGGCGCGCCGCGCCGACGAGCTCGGGCTGCGGCGCTTCTGGGTCGCCGAGCATCATGACAGCGAGCTGCTCGCCGGCTCGTCGCCGGAAGCGCTCATCGGCTACCTGCTGGCGAGCACGGAGCACATCCGCATCGGCTCGGGCGGCGTCATGCTGCAGCATTACAGCCCGTACAAGGTGGCGGAGACGTTCCATGTGCTGGCCGCGCTCGCGCCGGGCCGCGTCGATCTCGGCGTCGGCCGGGCGCCCGGCGGCCTGCCCCGCAGCACGCAGGCGCTGCGGCAGGGCGCGGGCGGCGCGGGCGTGCCGCTCGAAGGCAAGCTCGAGGAGCTGAGCGGCTACCTCGGCGGCCGTCCGCTCGCCGAGCCGCATCCGCTGGCGGGGCTGCGCGCCGCTCCGGCTCCGGCCGAGCCGCCGCGGCTGCATGTGCTCGGGGCGACCGAGGACAGCGCCCGCTCAGCCGGGCGGCTCGGCCTGCCCTATGTGTTCTCGCTGTTCATCGGCGCGGACGAGGAGCTGGCGGCGCGGGCGGCGCGGGCGTACCGCGAGAGCTTCGACCCCTCCTCCGGGCGGAGGCCGGAGCTGATCGTCGCCGTGGCGGCGGTCGCCGCCGATACGGACGCAGCGGCCGAGGCGCAGCTGTCGCCGCAGAAGGTCGTCAAGACGCATCTGTCCGATGGGCGGACGGTGACGCTCGGCACGCGGGAGCAGGCGGAGGAGTTCGGCCGCCAATCCGGCCTCGCCTACCGGATCGAGGAGAAGGAAGCGATCGTCTACGCCGGGTCCAGGCAGACGGTCGGGCGCAAGCTGCGCGCGCTGCAGGAGGCGACCGGGGCGGAGGAGTTCATCGTCGTCACGAACGTGCCGGACTTCGCCGCGCGGCTGCGCTCGTTCGAGCTGCTGGCGGAGCTGGCGGCGGAGGCGGACGCAGGACGGGAAGCCGAAGCGGCAGCAGGAGGGGCTGTCGAGGCGGCTGCGGGGTCGGCTGTCGAGGCGGAAGCAGGAGGGGCTGTCGAGGCGGAAGCAGGACTGGCTGTCGAGGCGGAAGCAGGACTGGATGTCGAGGCGGCCGCGGGGTCGGCTGTCGAGACGGCTGCAGGACGGCATGTCGAGGCGGCCGAGACGCTGACTGCGGGAGATCCGGCGTGA
- a CDS encoding cold-shock protein, with protein sequence MYYSRKKPQAELPTEITEIWSCVSEDCNGWMRKNFALDEVPTCFLCQSPMEHATRELPVLHDNSASALKKQASGEE encoded by the coding sequence ATGTATTATTCCCGCAAGAAACCTCAAGCGGAGCTGCCGACCGAGATCACCGAGATCTGGTCCTGCGTAAGCGAGGACTGCAATGGATGGATGCGCAAAAATTTCGCTCTGGACGAAGTGCCGACATGCTTTTTGTGCCAGTCTCCGATGGAGCACGCGACCCGCGAGCTGCCGGTGCTGCATGACAACAGCGCTTCCGCGCTGAAAAAGCAGGCTTCCGGCGAGGAATAG
- a CDS encoding response regulator, protein MIEQDPDMQVTVLHSAMEALEIVKTEAFDVMLFDLNMPVISGLELTKRLTASNPEHRILIYTGYEISPNFNLLIESGVSGFVSKTASREQLLTSIRCVLRGEAIVPVQLLRQLRRRDIRLPQEHGERALEEVSINERETEILQEVASGSSNRDIASKLLMSQRTVEYNLTRIFEKLGVRSRSEAIVEAKRLGILSASEFR, encoded by the coding sequence ATGATCGAACAAGACCCGGACATGCAAGTCACGGTTCTGCATTCCGCCATGGAAGCGCTGGAGATCGTCAAGACGGAGGCGTTCGACGTCATGCTGTTCGATCTCAACATGCCGGTCATCAGCGGCTTGGAGCTGACCAAGCGCCTGACGGCGTCCAATCCGGAGCACCGGATCCTGATCTACACCGGCTATGAGATCAGCCCCAACTTCAACCTGCTCATCGAGTCCGGAGTCAGCGGCTTCGTGAGCAAGACCGCTTCGCGCGAGCAGCTGCTGACCTCGATCCGCTGCGTCCTGCGGGGCGAGGCGATCGTGCCGGTGCAGCTGCTTCGCCAGCTCCGCCGCCGCGACATCCGGCTGCCGCAGGAGCATGGAGAGCGCGCGCTGGAGGAAGTCAGCATCAACGAGCGCGAGACCGAGATCCTCCAGGAGGTCGCCAGCGGCAGCAGCAACCGCGATATCGCGAGCAAGCTGCTCATGAGCCAGCGCACGGTCGAATACAATTTGACGCGCATCTTCGAGAAGCTCGGCGTACGCTCCCGTTCCGAGGCGATCGTCGAGGCCAAGCGGCTCGGCATCTTGTCGGCGAGCGAGTTCCGGTAA
- a CDS encoding cold-shock protein codes for MQQGTVKWFNAEKGYGFIEVEGGEDVFVHFSAIQSEGFRTLDEGQRVEFNVVPGNRGPQAENVVKIY; via the coding sequence ATGCAACAAGGTACTGTAAAATGGTTCAACGCTGAAAAAGGTTACGGCTTCATCGAGGTAGAAGGCGGCGAAGACGTATTCGTACACTTCAGCGCCATCCAATCCGAAGGCTTCCGCACGCTGGACGAAGGCCAACGCGTTGAGTTCAACGTCGTTCCTGGCAACCGCGGCCCGCAAGCCGAAAACGTCGTTAAAATCTACTAG
- a CDS encoding amino acid ABC transporter ATP-binding protein, protein MIRLKGIRKSFGRTEVLKGIDLSVEKGEVLAILGPSGSGKTTLLRCLNFLERPSEGSIHIGGFSADCRSIRRKDIHELRRRTAMVFQQYNLFRHKTALENVMEGLVVARRLPREEARRRSVELLEKVGLGERLDAYPSQLSGGQQQRVGIARALALEPEVILFDEPTSALDPELVGEVLAVLRRIAREGMTMIVVTHEMGFAQDVASRVVFMDDGAVVEEGPPEELFRMPKEERTRQFLRRITPEATYSI, encoded by the coding sequence ATGATCCGGCTGAAGGGAATCCGCAAGTCGTTCGGACGGACGGAGGTGCTGAAGGGCATCGACCTGAGCGTGGAAAAAGGTGAGGTGCTCGCCATTCTCGGCCCGAGCGGCTCGGGCAAGACGACGCTGCTGCGCTGCCTCAACTTCCTGGAGCGGCCGTCGGAGGGCAGCATCCATATCGGCGGCTTCTCCGCCGACTGCCGCTCGATCCGCCGCAAGGACATCCACGAGCTGCGGCGGCGCACGGCGATGGTGTTCCAGCAGTACAATCTGTTCCGCCACAAGACGGCGCTCGAGAACGTGATGGAGGGGCTGGTCGTCGCCCGCCGGCTGCCCCGGGAGGAGGCGCGCCGGCGCAGCGTCGAGCTGCTGGAGAAGGTCGGGCTGGGCGAGCGGCTGGACGCCTATCCGAGCCAGCTGTCGGGCGGCCAGCAGCAGCGCGTCGGCATCGCCCGCGCCCTGGCGCTCGAGCCGGAGGTGATCCTGTTCGATGAGCCGACGTCGGCGCTCGATCCCGAGCTTGTCGGCGAGGTGCTGGCGGTGCTCCGCCGCATCGCCCGCGAGGGCATGACGATGATCGTCGTCACCCATGAGATGGGCTTCGCGCAGGATGTGGCGAGCCGCGTCGTGTTCATGGACGACGGGGCCGTCGTCGAGGAGGGGCCGCCGGAGGAGCTGTTCCGCATGCCCAAGGAGGAGCGCACCCGGCAGTTCCTGCGGCGCATCACGCCGGAGGCGACGTATTCGATCTGA
- a CDS encoding LysR family transcriptional regulator produces MNIDNIEAFVYVNHYGSFNKAAEALYLSQPSVTSRIQTLERELDAKLFERQAKGVQLTETGKTFLPYAQQILQTYRKGKLHLQKKPSVPQELRIGSTVSVSTYIIPELLPFLKSRFPELTFKLTTATTDELGMRLLDQEIDLAFVRKLAHPSLRSYPLYDDPIRLYVYEGHPFAARGRIALSELTGEKLVFFECGSLDWLRLHRVFESLEHPPDIVCQADQSETAKKLVLGRAGIAFLPGVCIREEAAQGRLVPVEIAETAGISLQTSLSVRSGEHAELAEAIRSFHAFSMIE; encoded by the coding sequence ATGAACATCGACAATATCGAGGCATTCGTCTACGTCAACCATTACGGCAGCTTCAACAAGGCGGCCGAGGCGCTATACCTGTCCCAGCCGTCCGTCACCTCTCGCATCCAGACGCTGGAGCGGGAGCTGGACGCCAAGCTGTTCGAGCGGCAAGCCAAGGGGGTGCAGCTGACCGAGACGGGCAAGACGTTCCTGCCCTACGCGCAGCAGATCCTCCAGACGTACCGCAAGGGCAAGCTCCATCTGCAGAAGAAGCCGTCCGTCCCCCAGGAGCTGCGCATCGGCAGCACCGTCTCCGTTTCCACGTACATCATTCCGGAGCTGCTCCCCTTCCTCAAGAGCCGCTTCCCCGAGCTGACGTTCAAGCTGACGACGGCCACGACCGACGAGCTGGGCATGCGGCTGCTCGACCAGGAGATCGACCTCGCGTTCGTGCGCAAGCTCGCCCACCCCTCTCTCCGCTCCTATCCGCTCTACGACGATCCCATCCGGCTGTATGTCTACGAAGGCCATCCGTTCGCCGCTCGCGGCCGGATCGCGCTGTCCGAGCTCACGGGGGAGAAGCTGGTGTTCTTCGAATGCGGGTCGCTCGACTGGCTGCGGCTGCATCGCGTGTTCGAAAGCCTGGAGCATCCGCCGGACATCGTCTGCCAGGCCGATCAGTCCGAGACGGCCAAGAAGCTCGTGCTCGGCCGCGCCGGCATCGCCTTCCTGCCGGGCGTCTGCATCCGGGAGGAAGCGGCGCAAGGACGGCTCGTGCCCGTCGAGATCGCGGAGACGGCCGGCATCTCCTTGCAGACGAGCCTCAGCGTGCGCAGCGGCGAGCACGCGGAGCTGGCGGAAGCGATCCGGAGCTTCCATGCCTTTTCTATGATCGAATAG
- a CDS encoding amino acid ABC transporter permease encodes MGGLPFDFAYVIDFIPKLLGTLGLTLQIVAGSLLLGLLAGLLAALPRLYRVPVLAQLSQLYASFFRGTPILIQLFLFYYGLPELLKLVQVDVSKTPVLAFVILTYGLHTGAYVSETIRASIQAVDRGQVEAAYAVGMTGLQAFRRIVAPQALAIAVPVLSNLTLALLKDTSLAFTLGVMEMTGKSQTLATLTQHFAEAYLALALVYFVVAFVLEKLLKLGERRLLRHERSGEEPARPRRFAALRPSVRTAPGQELKGGSAP; translated from the coding sequence ATGGGCGGATTGCCGTTCGACTTTGCCTATGTGATCGACTTCATCCCGAAGCTGCTCGGCACGCTCGGGCTGACGCTGCAGATCGTCGCCGGCTCCTTGCTGCTCGGCCTGCTGGCCGGCCTGCTGGCGGCGCTGCCGCGGCTGTACCGGGTGCCCGTGCTGGCGCAGCTCTCGCAGCTGTATGCTTCGTTTTTCAGGGGGACGCCGATCCTCATCCAGCTGTTTCTGTTCTACTACGGGCTGCCGGAGCTGCTGAAGCTCGTCCAGGTGGACGTGAGCAAGACGCCGGTGCTCGCCTTCGTCATCCTGACCTACGGGCTGCATACCGGGGCTTACGTCTCGGAGACGATCCGCGCGTCGATCCAGGCGGTCGACCGCGGACAGGTGGAGGCCGCCTATGCCGTCGGCATGACCGGCCTGCAGGCGTTCCGCCGCATCGTCGCCCCGCAGGCGCTGGCGATCGCGGTGCCGGTGCTGTCCAACCTGACGCTGGCGCTGCTCAAGGACACCTCTCTCGCGTTCACGCTCGGCGTCATGGAGATGACCGGCAAGTCGCAGACGCTGGCGACGCTCACGCAGCATTTTGCGGAAGCCTATCTGGCGCTGGCGCTCGTGTACTTTGTCGTCGCGTTCGTGCTGGAGAAGCTGCTGAAGCTCGGGGAGCGCCGGCTGCTGCGGCATGAGCGGAGCGGCGAGGAGCCGGCGCGGCCGCGCCGGTTCGCGGCGCTGAGGCCGTCCGTGCGGACGGCTCCGGGCCAGGAGCTGAAAGGAGGGAGCGCGCCATGA
- a CDS encoding DinB family protein gives MGAIDLQAFRRTHEQLAQAIEGLDERQLKEKEAPGKWSVTEVLAHLADHSIVVSFRIRDILADTEAGLPRFDPDRWVSGQHGDEEEAAEHLAAFAALLRANARLLERLDEGELAKQGITFKGDPIDLRGIADGFVRHVGTHLAQIARIRRAVEAVR, from the coding sequence ATGGGAGCGATCGATCTGCAAGCCTTTCGCCGGACGCATGAACAGCTGGCGCAGGCCATCGAAGGACTGGACGAGCGGCAGCTGAAGGAAAAGGAGGCTCCCGGCAAGTGGAGCGTAACGGAGGTGCTGGCCCATCTGGCCGATCACAGCATCGTCGTGTCGTTCCGCATCCGCGACATCCTCGCCGATACGGAGGCCGGGCTGCCGCGCTTCGACCCGGACCGCTGGGTGTCGGGGCAGCATGGCGACGAGGAGGAGGCGGCGGAGCATCTGGCGGCGTTCGCGGCGCTGCTGCGGGCGAACGCCCGGCTGCTGGAGCGGCTGGACGAGGGGGAGCTGGCCAAGCAGGGCATCACGTTCAAGGGCGACCCGATCGACCTGCGCGGCATCGCGGACGGCTTCGTCCGGCATGTCGGCACGCACTTGGCGCAGATCGCCCGCATCCGGCGGGCCGTCGAAGCCGTGCGCTGA
- a CDS encoding amidohydrolase, with the protein MASDAELEARLVAIRRELHRHPELSREERETTRRLQGWLEAAGILPNARYGLRTGLIAEIGGPGPVVALRADIDALPIQEETGLTFASLTPGVMHACGHDFHAAALVGAALLLQRRAGELPGTVRLLFQPAEEKAAGARELIAAGALDGAKAVFGLHNKPDLPVGAAGIKAGPLLAAADGFVVELRGRATHAAVPEAGLDPIAAAAHVVTALQTIASRSVGPLDSAVVSVTKLHSGTSWNIIPDLAVLEGTIRTFDEAVRRRVLERFEAIVVGVASALGSEATLRWVQGPPPVLNDPALAELGREAAAAAGLEAIEAVPSLAGEDFAYYQREVPGLFVFLGTNGPQEWHHPRFDVDERALLPAARLLAELAERALRRFAAEAEETGAEADEDGKQRHEGGEAHGSDRSASLSPDA; encoded by the coding sequence ATCGCCAGCGATGCGGAGCTGGAGGCGCGCCTCGTCGCCATCCGGCGCGAGCTGCACCGCCATCCGGAGCTGTCGCGCGAGGAGCGGGAGACGACGCGCCGCCTGCAGGGCTGGCTGGAGGCGGCGGGCATCCTCCCGAACGCCCGCTACGGGCTGCGCACCGGCCTGATCGCCGAGATCGGCGGCCCGGGTCCGGTCGTGGCGCTGCGCGCGGACATCGACGCGCTGCCGATCCAGGAGGAGACGGGGCTGACGTTCGCCTCGCTGACGCCGGGCGTCATGCATGCGTGCGGGCATGACTTCCACGCGGCGGCTCTTGTCGGAGCCGCGCTTCTGCTGCAGCGCCGGGCGGGCGAGCTGCCCGGCACGGTGCGGCTGCTGTTCCAGCCGGCGGAGGAAAAGGCGGCCGGCGCCCGCGAGCTGATCGCCGCCGGCGCCCTCGACGGCGCAAAAGCCGTGTTCGGGCTGCACAACAAGCCCGACCTGCCGGTCGGCGCGGCCGGCATCAAGGCCGGTCCGCTCCTGGCGGCCGCCGACGGCTTCGTCGTCGAGCTGCGGGGCCGGGCCACGCATGCCGCCGTGCCGGAAGCGGGCCTCGACCCGATCGCGGCGGCGGCGCATGTCGTGACGGCGCTGCAGACGATCGCGAGCCGCAGCGTCGGTCCGCTGGACAGCGCCGTCGTCAGCGTGACGAAGCTCCATAGCGGCACGTCGTGGAACATCATACCCGACCTGGCGGTGCTGGAGGGCACGATCCGCACGTTCGACGAGGCGGTGCGCCGGCGCGTGCTGGAGCGCTTCGAGGCGATCGTCGTCGGCGTCGCCTCCGCGCTCGGGTCGGAGGCGACGCTGCGCTGGGTGCAAGGTCCGCCGCCGGTGCTCAACGATCCGGCGCTGGCGGAGCTCGGACGCGAGGCGGCCGCCGCGGCCGGCCTGGAGGCGATCGAGGCCGTCCCTTCCCTGGCGGGCGAGGACTTCGCGTACTACCAGCGCGAGGTCCCGGGCCTGTTCGTCTTCCTGGGGACGAACGGGCCGCAGGAGTGGCATCATCCCCGCTTCGACGTCGACGAGCGGGCGCTGCTGCCGGCGGCGCGGCTGCTGGCCGAGCTGGCGGAGCGGGCGCTGCGGCGGTTCGCGGCGGAAGCGGAGGAGACGGGGGCAGAGGCGGATGAGGACGGAAAGCAGCGACATGAAGGAGGAGAAGCCCATGGGAGCGATCGATCTGCAAGCCTTTCGCCGGACGCATGA
- a CDS encoding formate/nitrite transporter family protein: protein MYEQSLEKLARLASEKSAMQRAQPLRYLVHCMLAGAYVGLGIVLIFRIGAPLLAAHSPVTSLVMGAFFGIALTLVVFAGAELFTGNNMYFTIGRLSGTVTGGDALRNGAFVFAGNLLGALALCGLVIGAGIFHGTQPDDLLFAIAAKKMHLSYAELFFRGILCNMLVCLALWSGARAKSETTKLILIWWMLLAFIASGYEHSVANMTLLSLSLLLPHPDTITFVGMLRNLVPVTLGNIVGGGLFIGAAYWSISPIRLGRDEAQSAAASSSAPAHQEFRR from the coding sequence ATGTACGAACAATCGCTGGAGAAGCTGGCGCGGCTGGCGTCGGAAAAAAGCGCGATGCAGCGCGCGCAGCCGCTGCGCTATCTCGTGCATTGCATGCTGGCCGGAGCTTATGTCGGCCTCGGCATCGTGCTTATCTTCCGGATCGGCGCGCCACTGCTGGCGGCGCATTCGCCGGTCACCTCCCTCGTCATGGGAGCGTTTTTCGGCATCGCGCTCACGCTTGTCGTATTCGCCGGAGCGGAGCTGTTCACCGGCAACAACATGTATTTCACGATCGGCCGCCTCTCGGGCACCGTCACCGGGGGAGATGCGCTTCGGAACGGGGCGTTCGTGTTCGCCGGCAATCTGCTCGGCGCGCTCGCGCTATGCGGGCTCGTCATCGGGGCGGGCATCTTCCATGGCACCCAGCCGGACGATCTGCTGTTCGCGATCGCGGCCAAAAAGATGCATCTGAGCTACGCCGAGCTATTCTTCCGCGGCATCCTCTGCAACATGCTCGTCTGCCTGGCCCTTTGGTCCGGCGCTCGCGCCAAGTCGGAGACGACGAAGCTCATCCTCATCTGGTGGATGCTGCTCGCGTTCATCGCCAGCGGCTACGAGCACAGCGTCGCCAACATGACGCTGCTCAGCCTGTCGCTGCTGCTGCCGCATCCCGACACGATCACGTTCGTCGGCATGCTGCGCAACCTCGTCCCCGTCACGCTCGGCAACATCGTCGGCGGAGGCCTGTTCATCGGGGCGGCCTACTGGTCCATCAGCCCGATCCGGCTCGGCCGGGACGAGGCGCAGAGCGCAGCCGCCTCGTCGTCTGCGCCTGCGCACCAAGAATTCCGGCGCTGA
- a CDS encoding amino acid ABC transporter permease: protein MNLDLAFIAEALLKLLPAVPTTLLLTAVSVGCGLAAGSVLALLRLFSVPVLGRLAAGWVTVIRGTPMLTHLLLLYAGLPLLLDSLAGQLGSSWTSARIPMIAFAMLSFSVTASAYGSEVIRSGLLAVSRGQMEAALSVGMTVPQALRRIVFPQALAASVPNLTNFVIGMLHASTLAFVVSVVDINAQAEIVASTNWKYFEAFLAAAVLFWAMTLVLERIGAALEKRVNRYHRGGVA from the coding sequence ATGAATCTGGACCTGGCGTTCATCGCGGAGGCGCTGCTGAAGCTGCTGCCCGCCGTGCCGACGACGCTGCTGCTGACGGCTGTCTCGGTCGGCTGCGGCCTGGCGGCGGGCAGCGTGCTGGCGCTGCTGCGCTTGTTCTCGGTGCCGGTGCTGGGCCGGCTCGCCGCCGGCTGGGTGACGGTCATCCGGGGCACGCCGATGCTGACGCATCTGCTGCTGCTCTATGCCGGGCTGCCGCTGCTGCTCGACAGCCTGGCCGGCCAGCTCGGCTCGTCGTGGACGTCGGCGCGCATCCCGATGATCGCGTTCGCGATGCTGTCGTTCTCGGTCACGGCGTCCGCGTACGGCTCGGAGGTGATCCGCTCCGGCCTGCTCGCCGTCAGCCGCGGGCAGATGGAGGCGGCGCTGTCGGTCGGCATGACCGTGCCGCAGGCGCTGCGGCGCATCGTCTTTCCGCAGGCGCTGGCGGCGAGCGTGCCGAACCTGACGAACTTCGTCATCGGCATGCTGCATGCCTCGACGCTCGCCTTTGTCGTGTCGGTCGTCGACATCAACGCGCAGGCCGAGATCGTCGCCTCGACGAACTGGAAGTACTTCGAGGCGTTCCTGGCCGCGGCGGTGCTGTTCTGGGCGATGACGCTCGTGCTGGAGCGGATCGGGGCGGCCTTGGAGAAGCGCGTCAATCGCTACCATCGAGGGGGAGTCGCATGA
- a CDS encoding transporter substrate-binding domain-containing protein translates to MLLSAALLAGLALAGCGAGADAGNADNGAGAARPASGAEASAQPAKKIIVGTGTQFPQVCFIDADGKLTGFDVELVRELDKRLPAYEFEFQTLEFKSLLLSLETGKIDFAAHEFEKNPERSEKYLFNKEPYAHWRNKIVVAKDNDAKIESLADMHGKKFLTSPTSAQAQILENYNKENGDPLKIVYSSGVANDTVNQITSGRVDAALAADFSLSLIDPQGKLKRVGKALSEADILFVFRKNEPESQQLADDIDVALKEVKADGTLAKLSEQWLGSDFTSEEE, encoded by the coding sequence CTGCTGCTGTCCGCCGCGCTGCTCGCGGGGCTGGCGCTGGCCGGATGCGGAGCCGGAGCCGATGCCGGCAACGCGGATAACGGAGCGGGAGCGGCCCGTCCGGCTTCCGGAGCGGAGGCTTCGGCGCAGCCGGCCAAAAAGATCATCGTCGGCACGGGCACGCAGTTCCCTCAGGTATGCTTCATCGACGCGGACGGCAAGCTCACCGGATTCGACGTGGAGCTGGTGCGGGAGCTCGACAAGCGGCTGCCCGCCTACGAGTTCGAGTTCCAGACGCTGGAGTTCAAGAGCCTGCTGCTCAGCCTCGAGACGGGCAAGATCGACTTCGCCGCGCATGAGTTCGAGAAGAATCCGGAGCGGTCGGAGAAGTATCTGTTCAACAAGGAGCCGTACGCCCACTGGCGCAACAAGATCGTCGTCGCCAAGGACAACGACGCCAAGATCGAGTCGCTGGCCGACATGCACGGCAAGAAGTTCCTCACCTCGCCGACGAGCGCCCAGGCGCAGATTCTGGAGAACTACAACAAGGAGAACGGCGATCCGCTAAAGATCGTCTACTCCAGCGGAGTGGCCAACGATACGGTGAACCAGATCACGAGCGGCCGCGTGGACGCGGCGCTCGCCGCCGACTTCTCGCTGTCGCTGATCGATCCCCAGGGCAAGCTCAAGCGGGTCGGCAAGGCGCTGTCGGAGGCGGACATCCTGTTCGTCTTCCGCAAGAACGAGCCCGAGTCGCAGCAGCTTGCCGACGACATCGACGTCGCGCTCAAGGAAGTGAAGGCCGACGGCACGCTGGCGAAGCTGAGCGAGCAGTGGCTCGGCTCGGACTTTACTTCCGAGGAGGAGTAG
- a CDS encoding GNAT family N-acetyltransferase, which produces MGELYRIAAEQDAPRLQQIIYGAYEQIRELRLSWPAAHADEELIRTNIREHECYVLELDGELAATITLSKGEEAKAITELPFLKWFAVAPELQSRGVGSKLLSWVEQEVLARRIGAEAVTLATAERHPWLLAMYERKGYERYRAIDFGNGDGTMHLLRKRLQPQLQE; this is translated from the coding sequence ATGGGGGAGCTGTACCGGATCGCTGCCGAGCAGGATGCGCCGCGCCTGCAGCAGATCATCTACGGAGCCTACGAGCAGATCCGCGAGCTCCGGCTGAGCTGGCCTGCCGCCCATGCGGACGAGGAGCTGATCCGCACCAATATCCGCGAGCATGAATGCTACGTGCTGGAGCTGGACGGGGAGCTGGCCGCGACGATTACGCTGTCGAAGGGCGAGGAGGCGAAGGCGATCACCGAGCTGCCCTTCCTGAAATGGTTCGCGGTCGCGCCGGAGCTGCAGAGCCGCGGCGTCGGCTCCAAGCTGCTGTCTTGGGTCGAGCAGGAGGTGCTGGCGCGCCGCATCGGCGCCGAGGCGGTCACGCTGGCGACCGCGGAGCGGCATCCATGGCTGCTCGCCATGTACGAGCGCAAGGGCTACGAGCGGTACCGGGCGATCGACTTCGGCAACGGCGACGGCACGATGCATCTGCTGCGCAAGCGGCTGCAGCCGCAGCTGCAAGAGTAG